The Betta splendens chromosome 4, fBetSpl5.4, whole genome shotgun sequence genome contains a region encoding:
- the palmdb gene encoding palmdelphin isoform X4 encodes MEEADLLKERLQAITDKRRIQEDIAKKRRQIEEEKLKLQYIKKKALRDQWLMDGLSQQSEEEQEAKRLQARDEQQQTDQLQSNILSIEKEVEALETQELSISANEEVILKRLKEVERTAEDIIKEIKAEFQPDVMPRVPSPLPRLPPFIPLTAAKQHAVCTTIGEEPKKATFAMEISVEHDKRTGKSQVVSTTHLTPGSIHERGLKVYDDGRKSVYALHSDGRETPHGGVGELSPTEVEEMLLQATDRSIPTGVQYHQPVYSVPYTGSSGPPTPRTPSKSPTPGSSSPFHSRVSSRNGPQTPKEESQYSCEPTGQNSRRQKLSTAHVRQEAGAQGSGEEAKVPHVPRQDKSDRSVTSQLDASSPSPAALVSVKAKAEGTPASLQPVYRALSGHRDSLAGYTCEADPPASVQSPDDFNRRSPFCAESTSSQSLVDALPEELESGPVTMIFMGYENAEDEDEDFQAELVIVGDRGDDVARDVTGERDRGGSLAYHPEGCRSKVFQPKVGVAKVTRCRDRSEDACIKWDELGLHKPTFIHKPGKHSP; translated from the exons ATGGAGGAGGCCGACCTGCTGAAGGAGAGGCTCCAGGCGATAACG GACAAAAGGAGGatccaggaggacatcgccaaGAAGAGGAGACAAATCGAAGAGGAGAAATTAAAACTCCAGTACATAAAG AAAAAAGCCCTGAGGGATCAGTGGCTGATGGACGGCCTGAGTCAGCagtcggaggaggagcaggaggccaagaGGCTGCAGGCTCgggacgagcagcagcagacggatCAGCTGCAGAGCAACATCCTCAG CATAGAAAAGGAGGTCGAGGCCTTGGAAACGCAGGAGCTCAGCATCTCGGCCAACGAGGAGGTGATCCTGAAGCGGCTGAAGGAAGTGGAGAGGACGGCGGAGGACATCATCAAG GAGATAAAGGCAGAGTTCCAGCCAG ACGTGATGCCCCGCGTACCCTCCCCACTCCCACGACTTCCACCATTCATCCCActgacagcagcaaaacaacatgcTGTGTGCACGACCATTGGTGAAGAACCAAAGAAAG CTACATTTGCAATGGAGATCAGCGTGGAACACGATAAAAGGACGGGGAAAAGCCAAGTGGTTTCCACAACACACCTCACCCCAGGAAGCATCCACGAAAGGGGGTTAAAGGTGTACGACGACGGGCGCAAGTCTGTGTATGCTCTCCACTCAGACGGACGCGAGACGCCCCACGGGGGCGTTGGAGAGCTGTCCCccacagaggtggaggagatgcTGCTTCAGGCCACAGACAGGAGCATCCCCACCGGGGTGCAGTACCATCAGCCCGTCTATTCGGTGCCATACACGGGGAGCAGCGGGCCGCCAACGCCCAGGACTCCGAGCAAAAGCCCGACgcccggcagcagcagccccttTCACAGCAGAGTCTCATCCAGAAATGGGCCTCAAACCCCCAAGGAGGAAAGTCAGTACAGCTGCGAGCCAACGGGACAGAACTCCCGGCGGCAGAAACTTAGCACGGCGCACGTGCGACAAGAAGCAGGAGCGCAGGGATCTGGAGAAGAAGCCAAGGTGCCTCACGTGCCAAGGCAAGACAAGAGTGATAGGAGTGTGACTTCACAGCTGGATGCAAGCAGTCCAAGCCCGGCGGCTCTGGTTTCTGTTAAAGCCAAGGCTGAGGGGACGCCGGCGTCCCTTCAGCCCGTCTACAGGGCTCTAAGCGGCCATAGGGATTCACTAGCTGGCTACACATGTGAGGCTGATCCCCCGGCCTCAGTGCAGAGCCCAGATGACTTCAACAGACGCTCGCCCTTCTGTGCAGAGAGCACCTCCTCGCAGAGCCTCGTCGACGCCCTCCCCGAGGAGCTAGAATCGGGACCCGTCACCATGATCTTCATGGGCTACGAGAACGCTGAAGACGAGGACGAAGACTTTCAGGCGGAGCTGGTGATCGTGGGCGACCGCGGGGATGACGTGGCCCGCGACGtgacaggtgaaagggacagaGGGGGGAGTCTCGCCTACCACCCAGAGGGCTGCAGGAGCAAAGTCTTCCAGCccaaagtgggcgtggccaaggTTACACGCTGCAGGGACAGAAGCGAAGACGCCTGCATAAAATGGGATGAACTGGGACTCCACAAACCGACGTTCATCCACAAGCCTGGAAAGCACAGTCCTTAG